The Dreissena polymorpha isolate Duluth1 chromosome 10, UMN_Dpol_1.0, whole genome shotgun sequence genome includes a region encoding these proteins:
- the LOC127847570 gene encoding lysosome-associated membrane glycoprotein 2-like, producing the protein MDLRKSVLWTLTIVLCELSALKCDNVVPQAPPTNNYTVTDGNVTCVVMTAGIRLTIPYVTATKNDTVNITIPQNGTTYSGMCSKPDGTNQLNINFLDNWNLTFIFANSSTVDNSYEWQLAILSYIIDSYYFPNATNSGKHNLTLTFPNGTNAAQYNGSYRCDRTQDVPLSNSVTMTMVNLIYRAFGSDNQTDISSSRVSTCLGSHGISPETDLALALAVGIALGSCIVLTVVVYVIASRARGHKNLK; encoded by the exons ATGGACCTACGGAAATCCGTGTTGTGGACTTTAACCATAGTTCTCTGTGAACTCTCAGCCTTAAAAT GTGACAATGTAGTCCCACAGGCACCGCCGACCAACAACTACACGGTAACCGATGGCAACGTGACGTGTGTTGTCATGACGGCGGGTATACGCCTCACAATTCCGTATGTTACAGCTACTAAG AATGACACAGTAAACATAACAATTCCACAGAACGGCACAACATATAGTGGAATGTGTTCCAAACCCGACGGCACGAACCAACTCAACATAAACTTTCTAGACAACTGGAACTTGACATTCATCTTCGCTAACTCATCAACAGTAGATAATTCATACGAATGGCAGCTTGCAATTTTGAGTTATATTATTGACAGTTATTATTTCCCAAACGCTACCAATTCAGGAAAGCACAATTTGACGTTAACTTTCCCGAACGGAACGAATGCTGCGCAATACAACGGTTCCTACCGCTGCGACCGCACGCAAGACGTCCCGCTATCAAATAGCGTAACCATGACAATGGTGAACTTGATATACAGAGCATTTGGATCAGACAATCAGACGGACATATCCTCATCAA GAGTGAGCACGTGTCTTGGTAGCCATGGCATCAGCCCGGAAACTGACCTCGCCCTGGCCCTGGCAGTGGGAATTGCTCTCGGGTCATGTATTGTACTTACCGTGGTAGTGTACGTGATAGCGAGCAGGGCCCGTGGGCACAAGAACCTAAAATAA